Proteins encoded by one window of Epinephelus moara isolate mb chromosome 18, YSFRI_EMoa_1.0, whole genome shotgun sequence:
- the LOC126405627 gene encoding medium-chain acyl-CoA ligase ACSF2, mitochondrial-like, translating to MSALLRSCAHSLRSVDGLKHSKAWKLCSTGLLQWGRSLHVDTPPNKPSLTTSYVHGTSTISLLPLTVGQCLDSTVRRWPDREAVAFLQDGIRKTFAQFQQDVDKAAAGLLALGLKRGDRLGVWGPNTYEWILFQFASAKAGIILVSLNPAYQVKEVEFTLKKVQCKAVVCPTRFKTQNFCEMLRELCPEIDTAPTGTIRSSRLPDLRMVIVTDSRQPGMLHVEDVMQAGESRHHKELMDLQSKLSFDEPINIQFTSGTTGSPKGACLSHHNIVNNAYFLGLRLGYGCRPQVRVCVPVPMYHCFGSVAGGMSMAVHGITLVFPSPGYNSRANLEAIQSEKCNFVYGTPTMYTDMLSQPDLHKYDFSSVEAGLMGGSPCPPEVVRRLRTDMNMKEITLAYGTTENSPVTFLGFPQDNEDLKINTIGCIMNHTEAKVVDPTTGEIVPLGASGELMIRGSCVMHGYWDDPEKTREVISQDRWYRTGDTASLNSLGYCRIEGRTKDMIIRGGENIYPAEIEQFLYTHPKVQEVQVVGVKDERLGEQVCACIRLKEGQTSSAEEIKAFCKGQISHFKIPHYVMFVDSYPLTAVGKVKKNILKEEMEKKLFH from the exons ATGTCAGCACTGTTAAGATCCTGTGCTCACAGTCTCAGATCTGTGGATGGACTCAAACACAGCAAGGCTTGGAAATTATGCAGCACAGGTCTGCTCCAGTGGGGTCG GTCCCTCCATGTGGACACTCCTCCCAACAAACCCTCTCTGACTACCAGCTACGTCCATGGTACCTCCACCATCTCTCTGCTTCCCCTGACTGTAGGCCAGTGCCTGGACTCCACAGTGCGGCGCTGGCCTGACCGTGAAGCTGTGGCCTTCCTGCAGGACGGCATCCGGAAAACCTTTGCACAGTTTCAACAAGAT GTTGACAAGGCGGCTGCAGGTTTGCTTGCTTTGGGCCTGAAGAGAGGCGACAGACTGGGAGTTTGGGGACCCAACACGTATGAATGGATCCTTTTCCAGTTTGCTTCAGCCAAAGCTGGAATCATACTG GTGTCATTGAACCCGGCCTATCAGGTGAAGGAAGTGGAGTTTACTCTAAAGAAG GTCCAGTGTAAAGCTGTGGTCTGCCCGACCCGCTTTAAAACCCAAAATTTCTGTGAGATGCTGAGGGAACTCTGCCCAGAGATCGACACAGCGCCAACAGGCACGATCAGAAGCTCCAG GTTGCCAGACTTGCGAATGGTGATTGTGACAGATAGCAGACAGCCAGGGATGCTCCACGTAGAGGATGTGATGCAAGCAGGAGAGAGTCGACACCACAAAGAGCTGATGGATCTGCAGAGTAAACTGTCCTTCGATGAGCCCATCAACATCCAGTTCACATCA GGGACTACAGGGAGTCCAAAGGGAGCATGTCTTTCCCACCACAACATCGTAAACAATGCTTATTTTTTGGGTCTTCGACTTGGTTATGGATGCAGA CCTCAggtgcgagtgtgtgtgcctgtaccCATGTACCACTGCTTTGGCTCTGTGGCTGGAGGGATGAGTATGGCAGTACATGGCATCACACTGGTCTTCCCTTCCCCTGGCTACAACAGCCGAGCCAACCTAGAGGCCATTCAGAGTGAAAA GTGCAATTTTGTCTATGGCACTCCCACAATGTACACTGACATGCTCAGCCAACCAGATTTACACAAGTACGATTTCTCATCAGTTGAAGCTG gCCTCATGGGAGGTTCTCCGTGCCCTCCTGAGGTTGTGAGAAGACTGAGAACAGACATGAACATGAAAGAAATAACG TTAGCTTATGGAACCACTGAGAACAGCCCCGTAACATTTCTGGGATTCCCACAAGACAACGAGGACCTGAAGATAAATACTATTGGATGTATCATGAACCACACTGAG GCCAAAGTGGTGGACCCTACTACTGGGGAGATTGTCCCTCTGGGGGCCTCAGGAGAGCTGATGATCAGAGGCAGCTGTGTGATGCATGGATACTGGGACGATCCGGAGAAGACCAGAGAGGTTATCTCCCAAGACCGCTGGTACAGGACTGG TGACACGGCCAGTTTGAACAGTCTGGGATACTGCCGCATTGAAGGACGCACAAAGGACATGATCATCCGAGGAGGGGAGAACATCTACCctgctgagatagagcagtttCTCTATACACATCCCAAAGTACAGGAGGTGCAG GTGGTTGGAGTGAAAGATGAGAGGCTGGGTGAGCAGGTGTGTGCCTGCATCAGGCTGAAGGAGGGCCAGACCTCCAGTGcagaggagataaaagcattCTGCAAAGGCCAG ATTTCTCACTTCAAGATCCCACACTATGTGATGTTCGTAGACAGCTACCCTCTGACAGCTGTAGGAAAG gtgAAGAAGAACATACTGAAGGAAGAAATGGAGAAGAAATTATTCCATTGA
- the metrnla gene encoding meteorin-like protein: MLTPMLASLLLLLTLLCRISFCQYSSDQCSWKGSGLTHEGHARDVEQVYLRCSQGSLEWLYPTGAIIVNLRPNTVSPAAARLSVCIKPYADSSGTNIYLDRNGKLRLLLREQDQGQGKVQCFSIQEGALFIEAVSHMDISRRITAFQYELVNDRLGPEVHSLGAPCQPCSDAEMLLAVCTNDFVARGSIKKVEQEEEHSSVSVEISRLDRQKTQVFVSGGVRVRRWTGHIKMPLQCGVRSGEGEFLFTGTVRFGEAWMGCAPRYKDFLRLYHEAQQQGTNPCHVDTD, encoded by the exons ATGCTCACCCCGATGCTGGcctccctgctgctgcttctgaccCTCCTCTGTCGGATCTCTTTCTGCCAGTATTCAAGCGACCAGTGCAGCTGGAAGGGCAG CGGTCTCACTCACGAAGGCCACGCCAGGGACGTGGAGCAGGTGTACCTACGTTGCTCTCAAGGCTCTCTGGAGTGGCTGTACCCCACGGGGGCCATCATCGTCAACCTACGACCCAACACGGTCTCCCCTGCCGCCGCCCGCCTCTCCGTCTGCATCAAACCCTACGCGGACTCCAGCGGCACCAACATCTACCTGGATCGTAATGGCAAGCTGCGGTTGCTGCTGCGCGAGCAGGACCAAGGTCAGGGCAAGGTGCAGTGCTTTAGTATCCAGGAGGGGGCGCTTTTCATCGAGGCCGTCTCGCACATGGATATCAGCCGGCGGATCACGGCGTTCCAGTACGAGCTGGTCAACGACAGGCTGGGACCAGAGGTGCACTCACTGGGCG CACCCTGTCAGCCCTGCAGTGACGCTGAGATGCTTCTAGCAGTCTGCACCAATGACTTTG tggcACGAGGCAGTATTAAAAAagtggagcaggaggaggagcactCGTCTGTCAGCGTGGAGATCAGCCGCCTCGACAGACAGAAGACCCAGGTTTTCGTATCTGGGGGTGTGAGGGTACGGAGGTGGACTGGTCACATCAAGATGCCCCTTCAGTGCGGGGTGAGGTCTGGGGAGGGCGAGTTCCTCTTCACCGGGACAGTGAGGTTTGGGGAGGCCTGGATGGGTTGCGCCCCACGCTACAAAGACTTCTTGCGGCTTTATCACGAGGCGCAGCAGCAGGGGACCAACCCCTGTCACGTGGACACTGATTGA